The genomic stretch GATCATCATCCACAACAGCGCCGGACTGTCCCGTTCGGTGATCGTGCGGCCTTCGGGCAGCGTGGTGACAGAGTAGCCGGAAAAATGCACAGGCCCAATTTTCGCGCCGCGAAGCCCATGCGCCGTGATCGGATCGCCGCCCCGAAAGCCATGAACGGCATCACCCAAAAAGAACGACGCAGCCAGGGCTTCACCTTGATCGAAGTCCTGGTAGCCACTGCCATTTTGGGTGTTGGGCTGATGGCCGTCGCAACCCTGATTAGCCGCGCCGCCATCCAGGACAGTCGCGCTTACCATGCCTCACGAGGCAGCCTGCTGGTCGAGGAAGTTCTGGAAAAAGCGACCCGCGCGCAATATTCGCCCCAAGCGTTCCGCGCCCTCACGGCCATGAACGCAAGCACCGTCATTGATGGCATTCAATTTTCCATGACCTGCGCCCTGGCCGAAGACACTCCCGTGGAAAGGTGCAGGCAAATGACCTGCGATCTGTCCTTTAACAATAAGGGACTCAACTCAACCATCCGGTACATTCATGTTTTATCTCCAAAATTCTAGATCCGGTGCCCACGAATCCGGCATGGTCTTCATCCTGGCCATCGTCACCCTTGCCCTGCTTGGAGTCATTGGACTCGCGGCCCATGAGACCGCGCATCTGAACAGCCTGATCGCCGCCAATGACCGCGACTCCAAAAGCGCCTTTTTCCTGGCGGAGTCGGGCGTGAACGCAGGGCATGAATTCCTGGAAAGAGCCATCGCTGACGCCAATTCGACATTCTACGATGACGGAACCTCCGCCACCAACGCCTCGGTCTGGGAAAAAAAGAACTCCTTCAACCCCGATGATTATCCCATCAAATGGCACCGGCACGGGGCTGCGGCCACTCATGTCCGGGCCGGGCTCATTGCGACGGGCATTGTTCCGGGCAGCGCCATGCAGATGGCCTCGGGATACGAAAGCACTGGCAGGGGAGCGGCCACGGGCGGCACTTTCGCCACTTATCTTGTCCGCTCGCACAGACAAGGTTTGCGCGGCAGCGCGGCCGAAGTGGATCTGGGCTGGTGGCACATAAACCATTAAGCAGCAGAGGGATGCCTGCCTTGAAGAAATTATTTTTGCTGATCATTGCGGCGTGCCTGCTTTTCCCGGCAACGGGCGCCCCCTTCCAAGCCGGCGATTTCCATTGGGTTCCTCCATTTCTGGCCACGGAGGAAAAACCCTCGGTGACCTTCGTCCTGGACACTTCGGCAAACATGCTTGAGCGGGCATATGCCGGTCCGTTCAACTCGACAGACGAATACTACGGATATTTTGATTCCAGATCGTACTACAGCCATGATGCTGACGCGGCCGCTCCCCATTTTTATCCAAACAACGTTACGGGACGGTGGAATGGAAATTTTCTGAACTGGGCAACGATGCGGCGCATGGATCTCGCGCGCAAACTGATGACTGGCGGAAAATACAATCCCGAAAACGGCTGCCTTGAAATGGAGCCGCCAGACACTCAAGGCAACGCGCAGCACCTTGAATATGACGACACGATTCCCAAGAGCGATCTTGACGGACGAATCGCACACATGACGCCCCATCACCACCAACTCACCATGACGCAGCAGGATGAAAACGACACGATGCTGGTGTCCGGACCCGATACCGGAGCGGCATACGCGCTTCGCGTCAAAGGTGAACCGGACAGGGGTCTGTTCCATTCCATCAGGAACAAGGCGCGCATTGCTCTTTTCGCGTTCGGTGGCACGAGCAGAATCCTGCAACCCATGAGCGATGACGAGGCAAGCTTCAATGACATGATCATTACAATAAACAATGTCCGACCGACGGGGTGGGCTCCGCTGGCGACGGCGCTACATGAGGTGCTTGGTTATCTCGGTCACGACGACCAGACCGGGCTTCAAGCGCCGGATCCATTCCACGATCCTTCCCGTGGGCAGAACGTGCCATGCTCAAAACAAAACGTCATCCTGGTGACTGCCGGAAAGAGTTCACAGGATCAGAACATCCCGGCCTTTTTGAAAAACATTGTGCCGCGCCCTCGCCCCGACAAAGACTATGACCTGTCCGCAAACGGGAGCACGTTCCTCATCGACGTCGCCTACACAGGGCACACAACGGACTTGAGCCCCGAGTCCGACATGAAAGGCGTTCAGAACTGGGATTTTTACGCGGTCTGCCTTGGTGAAGACGACGGCTATCTCGTGAAGGATGCCGCCCGTCATGGAAAATTCAACGATCTGGACGGGGATCTGATGCCCTCCCTTCAGGCGGAATTCGACGCCGACGGGGACAGCCTGCCTGACAACTTTTTCACGGCGCGGTCCGGGCGGAACCTGGAAACGCAAATCACCCGCGTCCTTCGATTGAGCACGGGGAGTATTGCATCCGGCACGGCCACGGCCATTTCTTCCCAAGCGCGTGGCGGAGAGGGGGCCGCCTATCAGGCCATCTATTTTCCCCCGAGTCGAACAGACAAAATCGCCCCTTCGTGGGCAGGACAGGTGCATGCCTTCCTGATCGACGTCCAAGGCAATCTGCGCGAGGACACCAACGCCAACCAGCGCCTGGACCCGACCAGCGACAGGATTATCGAATTTGGCGAAGATCTGATCCATGCCCATGTCGATGCCAACGGCGACGGGGTAATCGATGCGGGAGAGAGAAACGCCACAGCGCTTGGCAACATCGGGGATATTGAATTTCTTTGGTCATCA from Desulfomicrobium macestii encodes the following:
- a CDS encoding type IV pilus modification PilV family protein, which translates into the protein MRRDRIAAPKAMNGITQKERRSQGFTLIEVLVATAILGVGLMAVATLISRAAIQDSRAYHASRGSLLVEEVLEKATRAQYSPQAFRALTAMNASTVIDGIQFSMTCALAEDTPVERCRQMTCDLSFNNKGLNSTIRYIHVLSPKF
- a CDS encoding pilus assembly PilX family protein; translation: MFYLQNSRSGAHESGMVFILAIVTLALLGVIGLAAHETAHLNSLIAANDRDSKSAFFLAESGVNAGHEFLERAIADANSTFYDDGTSATNASVWEKKNSFNPDDYPIKWHRHGAAATHVRAGLIATGIVPGSAMQMASGYESTGRGAATGGTFATYLVRSHRQGLRGSAAEVDLGWWHINH